One window from the genome of Glycine soja cultivar W05 chromosome 12, ASM419377v2, whole genome shotgun sequence encodes:
- the LOC114380137 gene encoding (R,S)-reticuline 7-O-methyltransferase-like yields the protein METVLFNDSPPLEFKGMSKEEEDSLLGQVEIWRYMTCFTDSVALKSVIELRIADIIDRYGKPLSLSQIVENIDDAPSPDASLLQRVMRVMVRRKIFSAEQSETGETLYGLTRASKWILRDTKMTLAPMLLLENHPIHLNPAHYISEIIREGTKNGTAFFKCHGHEQFEMTGLDPEYNRLFNEGMVCTARVVSKAVITGYKDGFNQIKSLVDVGGGIGGSLSEIVRAYPHINAINFDLPHVVATAPKYDGITHVGGDMFVSIPDADAIYMKWILHDWSDEHCVKILKNCRKAIPEKTGKVIIVDHVLRPEGNELFTDVGIAFDMMLLAHNAGGKERTEENWKWLFKETGFARYNIIKINALPSIIEAFPI from the exons GGTATGAGCAAGGAGGAGGAAGACTCATTGCTAGggcaagttgaaatatggaggTACATGACATGCTTCACGGACTCCGTGGCCTTGAAATCCGTCATAGAGCTGCGCATAGCCGACATAATAGACCGTTATGGGAAACCACTATCCTTGTCACAAATCGTGGAGAACATAGATGATGCACCCTCCCCAGATGCCTCTCTTCTACAGAGAGTGATGAGAGTGATGGTACGTAGAAAGATCTTCAGTGCAGAACAATCAGAGACTGGAGAGACCCTCTACGGCTTGACACGTGCCTCGAAGTGGATCCTCCGCGACACAAAAATGACCCTAGCACCCATGTTGCTGCTGGAGAACCACCCAATTCACCTGAACCCTGCTCACTACATTAGTGAGATTATTAGAGAAGGCACTAAAAATGGCACTGCTTTCTTTAAGTGCCATGGCCATGAGCAATTTGAGATGACAGGTTTGGACCCTGAGTATAATAGATTGTTCAATGAGGGCATGGTGTGCACTGCTAGGGTTGTGTCCAAGGCTGTGATCACTGGGTACAAAGATGGGTTCAACCAGATTAAGTCCTTGGTTGATGTTGGAGGTGGCATTGGAGGGTCTCTTTCTGAGATTGTTAGGGCTTATCCTCACATCAATGCCATCAACTTTGACTTGCCTCATGTGGTTGCCACTGCTCCTAAGTATGATGGAATCACCCATGTTGGAGGTGACATGTTCGTGTCCATTCCAGATGCTGATGCTATTTACATGAAG TGGATTCTGCATGACTGGAGCGACGAGCACTGCGTCAAGATCTTGAAGAACTGCAGGAAGGCAATACCTGAGAAAACAGGGAAAGTGATCATCGTTGATCACGTGCTGCGGCCCGAAGGCAACGAACTCTTCACCGACGTTGGCATTGCATTTGACATGATGCTTCTCGCTCACAACGCCGGCGGCAAAGAGAGGACGGAAGAGAACTGGAAGTGGCTGTTCAAAGAAACAGGTTTCGCCCGTTACAACATCATCAAGATCAACGCTCTTCCTTCCATCATTGAGGCGTTTCCAATCTAA
- the LOC114378696 gene encoding uncharacterized protein LOC114378696: protein MKQKFQGSTRVKRAQLQALRKDFEILQMKEGETVNAYFSRTLTIANKMKAHGESMSETVITAKILRSMISKFDYVVCSIEESNNLDMMTIDELQSSLLVHEQRMRSRGEEEKVLKISHEDKASRGRGKGREKEKDEELLLMSYVELGQDKMEEVWFLDSGCSNHMTGNKE, encoded by the exons ATGAAGCAAAAATTTCAAGGTTCAACCAGGGTCAAAAGGGCTCAACTGCAAGCTTTACGCAAAGATTTTGAGATTCTTCAAATGAAGGAAGGAGAAACAGTGAATGCATATTTTTCTCGTACTTTAACCATAGCCAACAAAATGAAGGCTCATGGTGAAAGTATGAGTGAAACAGTCATTACTGCAAAGATTTTGAGATCAATGATCTCAAAATTTGATTATGTGGTATGCTCAATTGAAGAATCCAACAACTTAGACATGATGACTATTGATGAGTTGCAAAGTAGTCTTCTTGTTCATGAGCAGAGGATGAGAAGTCgtggagaagaagagaaagttCTGAAGATCTCCCATGAAGACAAAGCAAGTAGAGGAAGAGGTAAAGGTAGAG AGaaggaaaaagatgaagaattgTTATTAATGTCTTATGTTGAATTGGGGCAAGACAAAATGGAAGAAGTGTGGTTCCTTGACTCCGGTTGCAGCAATCATATGACTGGCAACAAGGAGTAG